One part of the Leptolyngbya sp. FACHB-261 genome encodes these proteins:
- a CDS encoding NB-ARC domain-containing protein codes for MSVEVFIAFARKDEELGQELENHLSILRRQGVIQAWHSHLIQAGQDTQAEIETRLDAAQVILLLVSSDFLASDDCYDVQLQRAIERHEAGTARVIPVILRSVDWRGAPFARLQALPKDGRPVMSWANRDEAFTDIAQGIREAIEGLRGEGERDFSPGPSPARGGGTDFSSSLVGKGVGGLGPGAFEGLGKFLTAVPTLPPHFLPRPDNLRALKDKVLAQAKKPVAVIGQGQRLGVQGMGGIGKTVLTTALARDEEIRRQFPDGVLWLTLGQEPVLTSLQLEAVRTLGGSAQTLASEREGKARLSELLAERACLLVLDDVWEARHAAAFEVVGPRCQLVITTRNLEPITLLGATEHRLDLLSEEQALTLLADWSGLGLAGLPEQAQAVARECGYLPLALAMVGAMVRGKLNRWGAALHRLQSADLAKLRQEFPGYAYPDLLKAMAVSVEVLEPQERQCYLDFAVFPEDVLLPEAVLRTLWQPQGLDEYDTQDVLERLVDRSLLRRDEQGRLSLHDLQRDYVRSLAGDLAALHERLVNTYAARCPQGWSSGPNDGYFFEHLAHHLKAAGRSEELYRLLTESPDWMEAKFAACTGDSAYVADLELAIGDFADPLKPNQLLTLSQLYTARQVVQQRVSRYTNTDLATLVWLGREAEALSHARLKADANSRFNSLLAVYQALCQKGEPNSSLLQEAHKVAQGIEDSYWRVEAFRELAKALSQSGQAQDAAAVLRQAQEVAQSIEGSDNQARAFIEIAKALAQAGQLRVQEVIQGIEDSRRREEAFIEIAKALAQAGQFRQAQEVAQGIEDRDSQARAFRDLAKALAQAGQFRQAQEVAQGIEDSSSRAGAFRELAKALAQVSQAQEAAGQFRQAQEMAQGIEDSSSRAWAFRELVTALAQAGQFRQAQEVAQGIEVRDWQAWAFRELVTALAQAGQFRQAQEVAQGIEDSSSRAGAFGELAKALAQVSQAQEAAGQFRQAQEMAQGIEDSSSRAWAFRELVTALAQAGQFRQAQEMAQGIKDSDSRARAFSELATALAQAGQFRQAQEVAQSIEDSHSRARAFSELATALAQAGQAQDAAAILRQAQEVAQSIEDSDRRARAFSKLATALAQAGQAQEAAAVFRQAQEVAQSIEGSGRREEVFREIATALSQAGQFNQAQEVAQSIEESYRREDTFSELAKALAQAGQFNQAQEVAQSIEDSHRRARAFSKLATALAQAGQAQDAAAVLRQAQEVAQSIEESYRREDAFSELATALSQAGQFNQAQEVAQGIEDSHSREEAFRDLAKALAQVGQFRQAQEVAVGIEDSDWRAGAFRELAQSLATTMKFVDAFPTLRLRELSELLSALAKWVSAFEKVEPRLSAKVLREAVRIAGWVSPNWQKIHELLNPASDA; via the coding sequence ATGAGCGTTGAAGTTTTTATTGCCTTTGCCCGCAAGGATGAAGAACTGGGGCAGGAGCTAGAGAACCACCTGTCGATTCTGAGGCGGCAGGGTGTCATTCAGGCATGGCACAGCCACTTGATTCAGGCAGGGCAGGACACGCAAGCTGAGATTGAAACCCGTCTGGATGCAGCTCAGGTCATTCTGCTGCTGGTCAGTTCTGACTTTTTGGCTTCTGATGATTGCTACGACGTGCAGTTGCAACGAGCCATAGAACGGCATGAGGCAGGCACAGCACGAGTGATTCCGGTGATTTTGCGTTCGGTGGATTGGCGAGGTGCCCCATTTGCAAGGTTGCAAGCGTTGCCCAAGGATGGCAGACCAGTTATGAGCTGGGCTAACCGGGATGAGGCGTTTACAGATATTGCTCAGGGGATTCGTGAGGCGATTGAGGGACTGAGGGGCGAAGGGGAGAGGGACTTCTCTCCCGGCCCCTCCCCTGCGAGGGGAGGGGGGACGGATTTTTCTTCTTCCCTTGTAGGGAAGGGGGTTGGGGGGTTAGGTCCCGGAGCGTTTGAGGGTCTGGGCAAGTTTTTGACCGCTGTACCCACTTTGCCTCCTCACTTTTTGCCGCGTCCTGATAACCTGAGAGCGCTCAAAGACAAAGTTCTGGCGCAGGCCAAAAAGCCTGTTGCGGTGATTGGGCAGGGGCAGCGGCTGGGCGTGCAAGGCATGGGTGGTATTGGCAAGACGGTGCTAACAACTGCTCTGGCACGGGATGAAGAGATTCGGCGGCAGTTTCCCGATGGGGTGTTGTGGTTGACGTTGGGGCAAGAGCCTGTGCTCACATCCTTGCAGTTAGAAGCAGTAAGGACGCTAGGTGGCAGTGCTCAGACGCTAGCGTCTGAGCGAGAAGGCAAAGCTCGGTTGAGTGAGTTGCTGGCAGAGCGGGCTTGTCTACTGGTGCTGGATGATGTGTGGGAAGCCAGACATGCGGCGGCATTTGAGGTGGTGGGACCGCGTTGCCAACTGGTGATCACGACGCGCAACTTGGAGCCGATTACGCTGCTGGGGGCAACGGAGCATCGGTTGGATCTGCTGAGCGAGGAGCAAGCGCTGACGTTGCTGGCGGATTGGTCAGGGTTGGGGTTGGCAGGGTTACCTGAGCAGGCCCAAGCGGTGGCGCGGGAGTGTGGCTATTTGCCGCTGGCACTGGCGATGGTGGGCGCAATGGTGCGGGGCAAGCTGAATCGCTGGGGGGCTGCGCTGCACCGGTTGCAGAGTGCGGATCTGGCGAAGCTGCGGCAGGAGTTTCCCGGTTATGCCTATCCAGACTTGCTGAAGGCGATGGCGGTGAGTGTGGAGGTGTTGGAGCCACAAGAGCGGCAGTGCTATCTAGACTTTGCGGTGTTTCCAGAAGATGTGTTGCTGCCGGAGGCGGTGTTGCGGACGCTTTGGCAGCCGCAAGGGCTGGATGAGTATGACACGCAGGATGTGTTGGAGCGGCTGGTGGATCGTTCGCTTCTGCGGCGAGATGAGCAGGGGCGGCTGAGTCTGCACGACCTTCAGCGGGATTATGTGCGCTCATTAGCAGGGGATTTAGCGGCTCTGCACGAACGGTTGGTGAATACCTATGCTGCTCGATGCCCGCAGGGTTGGTCTTCTGGCCCTAACGATGGCTATTTCTTTGAGCATTTGGCCCATCACCTGAAAGCAGCAGGACGGAGTGAGGAGCTTTATCGGTTGCTCACCGAGTCGCCGGATTGGATGGAAGCCAAGTTCGCAGCTTGCACTGGAGACAGTGCTTATGTTGCCGACCTGGAACTGGCAATAGGCGACTTTGCTGACCCACTAAAGCCCAATCAACTCCTAACGCTCAGCCAACTGTACACAGCACGGCAGGTTGTACAGCAACGCGTCAGCCGTTACACAAATACTGATTTAGCAACGCTGGTCTGGCTGGGACGAGAAGCAGAAGCCCTCAGCCATGCCCGCCTGAAAGCAGATGCAAATAGCAGATTTAATAGCTTACTGGCGGTTTACCAAGCGCTTTGCCAGAAAGGAGAGCCTAACTCTAGCCTTCTCCAAGAAGCTCACAAAGTGGCTCAAGGTATTGAGGACAGTTACTGGCGGGTAGAGGCATTCAGGGAGCTTGCCAAAGCCCTGTCTCAATCGGGTCAAGCGCAAGATGCAGCAGCAGTCCTTCGCCAAGCTCAGGAAGTGGCTCAAAGCATTGAGGGCAGTGACAATCAGGCAAGGGCATTCATTGAGATCGCTAAAGCCCTGGCTCAAGCTGGGCAGTTGCGAGTTCAGGAAGTGATTCAAGGCATTGAGGACAGTCGCAGGCGGGAAGAGGCATTCATTGAGATCGCTAAAGCCCTGGCTCAAGCGGGACAGTTTCGCCAAGCTCAGGAAGTAGCTCAAGGCATTGAGGACAGGGACAGTCAGGCAAGGGCATTCAGGGATCTCGCTAAGGCCCTGGCTCAAGCGGGACAGTTTCGTCAAGCTCAAGAAGTGGCTCAAGGCATTGAGGACAGTAGCAGTCGGGCAGGGGCATTCAGGGAGCTTGCCAAAGCCCTGGCTCAAGTGAGTCAAGCGCAGGAGGCAGCGGGACAGTTTCGCCAAGCTCAAGAAATGGCTCAAGGCATTGAGGACAGTAGCAGTCGGGCATGGGCATTCAGGGAGCTTGTTACAGCCCTGGCTCAAGCGGGACAGTTTCGCCAAGCTCAAGAAGTGGCTCAAGGCATTGAGGTGAGGGACTGGCAGGCATGGGCATTCAGGGAGCTTGTTACAGCCCTGGCTCAAGCGGGACAGTTTCGCCAAGCTCAAGAAGTGGCTCAAGGCATTGAGGACAGTAGCAGTCGGGCAGGGGCATTCGGGGAGCTTGCCAAAGCCCTGGCTCAAGTGAGTCAAGCGCAGGAGGCAGCGGGACAGTTTCGCCAAGCTCAAGAAATGGCTCAAGGCATTGAGGACAGTAGCAGTCGGGCATGGGCGTTCAGGGAGCTCGTTACAGCCCTGGCTCAAGCGGGACAGTTTCGCCAAGCTCAAGAAATGGCTCAGGGCATTAAGGACAGCGACAGTCGGGCAAGGGCATTCAGTGAGCTCGCTACAGCCCTGGCCCAAGCCGGGCAGTTTCGCCAAGCTCAGGAAGTAGCTCAAAGCATTGAGGACAGTCACAGTCGGGCAAGGGCATTCAGTGAGCTCGCTACAGCCCTGGCTCAAGCGGGTCAAGCGCAAGATGCAGCAGCAATCCTTCGCCAAGCTCAGGAAGTAGCTCAAAGCATTGAGGACAGTGACAGGCGGGCAAGGGCATTCAGTAAGCTCGCTACAGCCCTGGCTCAAGCGGGTCAAGCGCAGGAGGCAGCAGCAGTCTTTCGCCAAGCTCAGGAAGTAGCTCAAAGCATTGAGGGCAGTGGCAGGCGGGAAGAGGTATTCAGGGAGATCGCTACAGCTCTATCTCAAGCCGGGCAGTTTAACCAAGCTCAGGAAGTAGCTCAAAGCATTGAGGAGAGTTACAGGCGGGAAGATACATTCAGTGAGCTCGCCAAGGCCCTGGCTCAAGCCGGGCAGTTTAACCAAGCCCAGGAAGTAGCTCAAAGCATTGAGGACAGTCACAGGCGGGCAAGGGCATTCAGTAAGCTCGCTACAGCCCTGGCTCAAGCGGGTCAAGCGCAAGATGCAGCAGCAGTCCTTCGCCAAGCTCAGGAAGTAGCTCAAAGCATTGAGGAGAGTTACAGGCGGGAAGATGCATTCAGTGAGCTTGCTACAGCTCTATCTCAAGCCGGGCAGTTTAACCAAGCTCAGGAAGTAGCTCAAGGCATTGAGGACAGTCACAGTCGGGAAGAGGCATTCAGGGATCTCGCTAAGGCCCTGGCTCAAGTGGGACAGTTTCGCCAAGCTCAGGAAGTGGCTGTAGGCATTGAGGACAGTGACTGGCGGGCAGGGGCATTCAGGGAGCTAGCTCAATCTCTGGCAACGACAATGAAGTTTGTAGATGCTTTTCCTACGCTAAGACTGCGAGAGTTAAGCGAGCTATTGTCTGCGTTGGCAAAGTGGGTGTCTGCCTTCGAGAAGGTCGAGCCAAGGCTATCGGCAAAAGTTCTGCGAGAGGCTGTTCGCATTGCTGGCTGGGTGAGTCCAAACTGGCAGAAGATTCATGAGCTGCTCAATCCTGCAAGTGACGCTTAA